One Desulfovibrio sp. X2 genomic window carries:
- a CDS encoding DVU_1553 family AMP-dependent CoA ligase — MTFFPSLDAWVAERSGVSGPNGAPDPAALAAWQLAALRATLAWAREKSPFYRNHLASLPPNFPRTPEEVAQIPFTTPDDLREAGEHMLCVPQGAVARVVTISTSGTTGGPKRIFLTDEDVAATLDFFSQGMTMLARPGDAVLVLLPGRTPDGASDLLARATARMGARPLFAPEGCSPAETARLLIDAGISCVAALPRQAAALMADPSARQAGKGRVRTMLLSGEPVADELRAAVADAWGAEIFAHYGQTETGFGGGVECLAHQGYHLREADLFFEIVDPESGLPLGQNALGEVVVSTLLRRGMPLIRFRTGDAARMLAGPCACGSPLRRLGAVQGRIVRDAAGTRIIQPEKGAGRRGRPSFDP; from the coding sequence ATGACCTTCTTCCCGAGCCTGGACGCCTGGGTGGCGGAGCGAAGCGGCGTCTCCGGGCCGAACGGCGCGCCCGATCCCGCGGCCCTGGCCGCCTGGCAGCTGGCCGCGCTGCGCGCCACCCTGGCCTGGGCGCGGGAGAAGAGCCCGTTCTACCGCAACCACCTCGCCTCTCTGCCCCCGAACTTTCCCAGGACCCCCGAGGAAGTGGCGCAGATCCCCTTCACCACGCCGGACGACCTGCGCGAGGCGGGCGAGCACATGCTCTGCGTCCCGCAGGGCGCGGTGGCGCGCGTGGTGACCATCAGCACCTCCGGCACCACGGGCGGCCCCAAGCGCATCTTCCTCACGGACGAGGACGTGGCGGCCACGCTCGACTTCTTCAGCCAGGGCATGACCATGCTGGCGCGCCCGGGCGACGCGGTGCTCGTCCTCCTGCCCGGCCGCACGCCGGACGGCGCGAGCGACCTGCTGGCCCGGGCCACGGCCCGCATGGGCGCGCGCCCCCTGTTCGCGCCCGAGGGCTGCTCCCCGGCCGAGACCGCGCGGCTCCTGATCGACGCGGGCATCTCCTGCGTCGCCGCCCTGCCCCGGCAGGCGGCGGCCCTCATGGCCGATCCCTCGGCCCGCCAGGCCGGAAAGGGCCGGGTGCGGACCATGCTCCTCTCGGGCGAGCCCGTGGCGGACGAGCTGCGCGCGGCCGTGGCCGACGCCTGGGGCGCGGAGATCTTCGCCCACTACGGACAGACCGAGACGGGCTTCGGCGGAGGGGTGGAATGCTTGGCGCATCAGGGGTATCATCTGCGCGAAGCGGACCTTTTCTTCGAGATAGTGGACCCGGAAAGCGGCCTACCCCTGGGACAAAACGCCTTGGGCGAGGTCGTGGTGAGCACGCTGCTGCGCCGCGGCATGCCGCTCATCCGCTTCCGCACCGGGGACGCGGCGCGCATGCTCGCCGGGCCGTGCGCCTGCGGCAGCCCGCTTCGCCGACTCGGCGCGGTACAGGGGCGCATCGTGCGCGACGCCGCCGGGACGCGCATCATTCAGCCTGAAAAAGGAGCCGGACGACGT
- the trsS gene encoding radical SAM (seleno)protein TrsS gives MTAETPGGTPGEEVLSETQSLCPVCLRRLPARRVLRGDAVFLERDCPEHGPFSVPVWRGGPDMRSWRRPKKPSAPLRPGPASDAGCPYDCGLCPDHGQHTCTAVLEITQRCNLGCPICFASSETADTPDPDLAFLAERLVRLRREAGQCNLQLSGGEPTVREDLPGIVSAAREAGFSFVQLNTNGLRLAREAGYARRLAEAGLVSVFLQFDGSDAACAALRGRPLLAEKLAAIDACAAAGLGVVLVPTLARGVNDRELGTILRLALSRAPTVRGVHFQPAASFGRYPWDTGTAGAGGLTLPEVLAGLAAQTEVPLAAEDFHPPCCEHELCSFSATFLRGPDGRLALLPEGGGSSCCSPREGEIFGAAPEAAEGARKSKSFTARQWAAPAPARPLTELSDDFDRFLAAAGSENRFTISCMAFQDAWSLDLERVRGCCIHVAGPESGLIPFCLYNLTAADGRTLYRGRAGRGRTGRDGIGRGGIGRGAAR, from the coding sequence ATGACGGCGGAAACTCCGGGCGGGACGCCGGGCGAAGAAGTCCTTTCCGAGACGCAGAGCCTCTGCCCCGTCTGCCTGCGGCGCCTGCCCGCGCGGCGCGTGCTGCGCGGGGACGCCGTGTTCCTCGAGCGCGACTGCCCGGAGCACGGCCCCTTCAGCGTGCCGGTCTGGCGCGGCGGGCCGGACATGCGCTCCTGGCGCAGGCCCAAGAAGCCCTCCGCGCCGCTCAGGCCCGGCCCGGCAAGCGACGCCGGATGCCCCTACGACTGCGGCCTCTGCCCCGACCACGGCCAGCACACCTGCACCGCGGTGCTGGAGATCACGCAGCGCTGCAACCTGGGCTGCCCCATCTGCTTCGCGTCCTCGGAAACGGCCGACACGCCCGATCCGGACCTCGCCTTTCTGGCCGAGCGCCTGGTGCGGCTGCGCCGCGAGGCCGGGCAGTGCAACCTGCAGCTTTCCGGCGGCGAGCCCACGGTGCGCGAGGACCTGCCGGGGATCGTGAGCGCGGCGCGCGAGGCGGGCTTCTCCTTCGTGCAGCTGAACACAAACGGCCTGCGCCTGGCCCGCGAGGCAGGCTATGCCCGGCGCCTGGCCGAGGCCGGGCTGGTCTCGGTCTTCCTGCAGTTCGACGGCTCTGACGCGGCCTGCGCGGCCCTGCGCGGCCGCCCGCTGCTGGCCGAGAAGCTGGCCGCGATCGACGCCTGCGCCGCGGCCGGGCTCGGCGTGGTCCTGGTGCCCACCCTGGCGCGCGGGGTGAACGACCGCGAGCTCGGGACCATCCTGCGCCTGGCCCTGTCCCGCGCCCCGACCGTGCGCGGCGTGCATTTCCAGCCCGCGGCCTCCTTCGGCCGCTACCCGTGGGATACGGGGACGGCGGGGGCCGGAGGGCTGACCCTGCCCGAGGTCCTGGCCGGGCTCGCGGCCCAGACCGAGGTGCCGCTCGCGGCCGAGGACTTCCACCCGCCCTGCTGCGAGCACGAGCTGTGCTCCTTTTCCGCCACCTTCCTGCGCGGCCCGGACGGCCGCCTCGCCCTCCTGCCCGAGGGGGGCGGGTCGAGCTGCTGCTCCCCGCGCGAGGGGGAGATTTTCGGCGCCGCGCCCGAAGCGGCCGAGGGCGCGCGCAAGTCCAAGTCCTTCACGGCCCGGCAGTGGGCCGCGCCCGCGCCCGCAAGGCCGCTCACGGAGCTTTCCGACGACTTCGACCGCTTCCTGGCCGCGGCCGGGAGCGAGAACCGCTTCACCATCTCCTGCATGGCCTTCCAGGACGCCTGGAGCCTGGACCTGGAGCGGGTGCGCGGCTGCTGCATCCACGTGGCCGGGCCGGAAAGCGGGCTCATCCCCTTCTGCCTCTACAACCTGACCGCGGCCGACGGCCGCACCCTGTACCGGGGCCGAGCCGGTCGAGGCCGGACTGGTCGGGACGGGATCGGGCGGGGCGGAATCGGGCGGGGCGCGGCGCGATGA
- a CDS encoding DVU_1555 family C-GCAxxG-C-C protein: protein MSEYMMDILPLAGRGYCCSQILGLLALGAQGRENADLIRALGGLCHGMGQCGATCGVLTGGACVLSLYLGKGADDETASERADLAVSEFYDWFGERTAQYGGMTCADILGECPEGKPDVSRCGELLSDAWGQLLAILAEQGVDPSVPREE, encoded by the coding sequence ATGAGCGAGTACATGATGGACATCCTGCCCCTGGCCGGGCGGGGATACTGCTGCAGCCAGATCCTGGGCCTTCTGGCGCTCGGGGCCCAGGGCCGCGAGAACGCCGACCTGATCCGCGCGCTGGGCGGGCTGTGCCACGGCATGGGCCAGTGCGGCGCCACCTGCGGGGTGCTCACGGGCGGGGCCTGCGTCCTCTCCCTCTACCTCGGCAAGGGCGCGGACGACGAGACCGCCTCGGAGCGCGCCGACCTGGCCGTGTCCGAGTTCTACGACTGGTTCGGCGAGCGCACCGCGCAGTACGGCGGCATGACCTGCGCCGACATCCTGGGCGAATGCCCGGAGGGCAAGCCGGACGTGAGCCGCTGCGGCGAGCTCCTGTCCGACGCCTGGGGGCAGCTCCTGGCCATCCTGGCCGAGCAGGGCGTGGACCCCTCGGTGCCGCGCGAAGAATGA
- the trsM gene encoding DVU_1556 family methyltransferase has product MDAAVPLFARPDFQQAAGDALRPGGTALTTRGLELCAGMGDLPAGARVADVGCGRGASLALLAGRGLSPVGLDLSPELLGHAREHACGRTSGQTAIPLLRASALSLPLAAHSCAAVLCECVLSLLGEPGRALDEFSRVLAPGGFLILTDLYLRARPEAGTRRAAGCAAGAAPQEEILQRLGAAGFTVRLFEDHSRLLAELAGRLLFAGLSLADLAPSLGTGRTDGQCGCAAGRPGYFLCIAVSHAAAAAGTAAPRQKEHA; this is encoded by the coding sequence ATGGACGCGGCGGTGCCGCTGTTCGCGCGCCCGGACTTCCAGCAGGCGGCGGGCGATGCCCTGCGGCCCGGCGGCACCGCGCTCACGACGCGGGGGCTGGAGCTGTGCGCGGGCATGGGAGACCTGCCCGCGGGCGCGCGCGTGGCGGACGTGGGCTGCGGCCGGGGAGCGAGCCTGGCCCTGCTGGCCGGGCGCGGGCTCTCGCCCGTGGGCCTCGACCTCTCGCCCGAGCTGCTCGGCCATGCGCGCGAACACGCCTGCGGCCGCACCAGTGGTCAGACGGCTATCCCCCTGCTGCGCGCCTCGGCCCTCTCCCTTCCCCTGGCCGCGCACAGCTGCGCGGCCGTGCTCTGCGAATGCGTCCTCTCGCTCCTTGGCGAGCCGGGCAGGGCGCTCGACGAATTCTCCCGCGTCCTCGCGCCCGGAGGGTTCCTGATCCTCACGGACCTCTACCTGCGCGCCCGGCCCGAGGCCGGAACGCGCCGCGCGGCGGGCTGCGCGGCCGGGGCCGCGCCCCAGGAGGAAATCCTCCAGCGCCTGGGCGCAGCCGGATTTACCGTCCGCCTCTTCGAGGACCACTCCCGCCTCCTGGCCGAGCTTGCGGGCCGCCTGCTCTTCGCCGGGCTCTCCCTGGCGGACCTGGCCCCGTCGCTCGGCACGGGGAGGACGGACGGCCAGTGCGGCTGCGCCGCCGGACGGCCGGGCTATTTCCTGTGCATCGCCGTTTCCCACGCGGCCGCCGCGGCCGGAACCGCGGCCCCCCGCCAGAAGGAGCACGCATGA